The Deltaproteobacteria bacterium genome includes a window with the following:
- a CDS encoding Lrp/AsnC family transcriptional regulator, with protein sequence MELDNVDRHILSILQEDCTLQLAKIGERVGLSAPSVADRIKKLEESGIIRGYTAILDSRKLGKDITAFIGVFIDHPKLIKNFEREIDRMEAVQECHHVTGEHTVLLKVKIDNTSALEELIRRIRSIDGVMRTETSIVLSTYTEGLWLDLKERPKPPESEKSHKGHGETVVPLKLRRGS encoded by the coding sequence ATGGAACTCGACAACGTCGATCGTCACATCTTGTCGATTTTGCAGGAAGACTGCACCCTACAGTTAGCCAAGATTGGTGAGCGTGTAGGGCTCTCTGCCCCGTCAGTAGCCGACCGAATCAAGAAACTCGAAGAGAGTGGCATCATTCGCGGCTACACGGCGATCTTGGATTCCCGCAAGCTGGGAAAAGATATTACCGCTTTCATTGGCGTGTTTATCGATCATCCGAAGTTGATCAAGAATTTTGAACGAGAAATCGACCGCATGGAAGCGGTGCAGGAATGTCACCATGTAACCGGAGAGCACACGGTCTTATTGAAAGTAAAGATCGACAACACTTCCGCATTGGAAGAACTGATTCGCCGCATTCGCTCAATCGACGGCGTGATGCGAACTGAAACTTCGATTGTCTTGTCCACCTACACCGAAGGATTGTGGCTCGATCTGAAAGAACGCCCCAAACCACCTGAATCAGAAAAGTCCCATAAAGGACATGGAGAGACGGTCGTACCACTTAAGTTGCGGCGTGGCAGTTAA